One window from the genome of Musa acuminata AAA Group cultivar baxijiao chromosome BXJ1-4, Cavendish_Baxijiao_AAA, whole genome shotgun sequence encodes:
- the LOC103980243 gene encoding probable membrane-associated kinase regulator 2, with protein sequence MELLRLLTHGKPGGGGAVTTITTNVRDQDFNDGVPGGSDDDGPFFDIEFAVPLRGDEVLRREKRRFSSNAGKAAEEGFGLTASPDGGSLRRDPVPSILTSDGLFFELVPLGPSSLRDFDASELPKSSKPQAPAFLLKSAARFRVFKLGFHRRSKSTSSELNPGASPATSSASPKQQHQNKFFVKFKVEEVSLASLFTRNNSWRSSSSSRSVRHYADDDLPASDERKLPRDVLRRCLSKIKPLYIRISRRYGEKLRFSGPRSSGGAGKVRPAWEGGEAGGGGDQLKEPASAATSFKGSLKSHDVNLPAGRKVAYRSLRKSRSASAAVASVRSPTLAPERRDDSLLEQQDGIQSAIAHCKRSFNRDSESPLTRSRSDPGEGRSAEAIVSKV encoded by the exons ATGGAGCTCCTCAGACTGCTCACACATGGTAAGCCCGGTGGCGGAGGCGCCGTCACTACGATCACCACCAACGTCCGCGATCAAGACTTCAACGACGGCGTCCCCGGCGGCAGTGATGACGATGGGCCCTTCTTCGACATTGAGTTCGCCGTGCCACTGCGGGGGGACGAGGTCCTCAGACGGGAGAAGCGGCGGTTTTCCTCCAACGCGGGCAAGGCGGCGGAGGAGGGGTTCGGCCTCACAGCGTCCCCGGACGGCGGCAGCCTCCGGCGCGACCCTGTCCCCTCAATCTTAACTTCCGACGGCCTTTTCTTTGAGCTGGTCCCGCTCGGGCCTTCTTCGTTGAGGGACTTCGATGCCTCCGAGCTGCCCAAGTCGTCCAAGCCTCAAGCCCCTGCCTTCCTCCTCAAATCTGCTGCCAGGTTCCGCGTCTTTAAGCTGGGCTTTCACAGGAGGTCGAAGTCGACGTCGTCGGAGCTCAACCCCGGCGCCTCACCCGCTACGTCGTCAGCGTCCCCAAAGCAGCAGCACCAAAACAAGTTCTTTGTCAAGTTCAAGGTGGAGGAGGTGTCGCTGGCGTCGCTCTTCACCAGGAACAACAGCTGGAGGAGCTCCAGCAGCAGCAGATCTGTGCGGCATTACGCCGACGACGATTTGCCGGCGTCGGACGAGAGGAAGCTCCCCAGAGACGTGCTCCGCAGGTGTCTTAGCAAAATTAAGCCGCTTTACATCAGGATCTCGAGGCGGTACGGCGAGAAGCTCCGGTTCTCCGGGCCGCGGAGCTCCGGCGGGGCCGGGAAGGTTCGGCCGGCCTGGGAGGGCGGAGAGGCGGGTGGGGGAGGTGACCAGCTGAAAGAGCCGGCTTCAGCCGCGACAAGCTTCAAGGGATCCCTAAAGTCGCATGACGTGAACCTCCCGGCGGGGAGGAAGGTGGCGTACCGGAGCCTAAGAAAGAGCCGGTCGGCATCGGCGGCCGTCGCATCGGTCCGATCGCCAACACTGGCGCCCGAGAGGCGGGACGACTCGCTCCTGGAACAGCAAGACGGGATTCAGAGCGCCATCGCCCACTGCAAGCGATCCTTCAACAGAG ATTCGGAGTCGCCGCTGACGCGATCAAGAAGCGATCCCGGAGAGGGGAGATCAGCGGAAGCAATCGTCAGCAAAGTTTGA